In a single window of the Rhizobium tropici CIAT 899 genome:
- a CDS encoding ABC transporter ATP-binding protein: MSTSQAKAAGVAEPILSVENLTTSFLVDGAWRPVVRNVSFSVAPGETVAIVGESGSGKSVTSLSIMRLLQSDSSRIGGRIMLGGRNLLSLPEYEMRKVRGNDVSMIFQEPMTSLNPLFTIGDQISEALLCHKDMSARDAKAETIRLLEKVRIPSAASRFDEYPHRFSGGMRQRVMIAMALASKPRLLIADEPTTALDVTIQGQILDLIKMLQDEEGTSVLFITHDMGVVAEIADRTVVMYRGEQVETGATADIFHRGQHPYTRALLSAVPVLGSMRSYERPLRFPVVNTATGESDTPAEVPDTVAKEKPILQVKNLIKRFDIHSGLFGKLKGRVHAVENVSFDLFAGETLSLVGESGCGKSTTGRAIMRLIEPQSGSVIVDGRDVLSLGKHDMREMRKSVQMIFQDPFASLNPRMTVGQAIAEPYLEHRMGTAKEAREVVADMLRRVGLTPDMASRYPHEFSGGQRQRICIARALALQPKVIVADESVSALDVSIKAQVINLMLDLQQSLNLSFLFISHDMAVVERLSHRVAVMYLGEIVEIGPRAAVFGNPQHDYTKKLMAAVPVPDPDRRREKRMAMSDELKSPIRPVDYLVKPREYRAVSPSHLVAV, encoded by the coding sequence ATGAGTACGTCGCAGGCAAAGGCAGCAGGGGTCGCCGAACCCATCCTCTCCGTCGAGAACCTCACCACCTCATTCCTGGTGGATGGCGCATGGAGACCCGTCGTGCGCAATGTTTCCTTCTCGGTCGCGCCGGGCGAGACAGTGGCGATCGTCGGCGAGAGCGGCTCGGGCAAGAGCGTGACTTCGCTCTCGATCATGCGGCTGCTGCAGAGTGATTCAAGCCGCATTGGGGGCAGGATCATGCTCGGCGGCCGCAACCTACTTTCTCTTCCCGAATATGAGATGCGCAAGGTGCGCGGCAACGACGTGTCGATGATCTTCCAGGAACCGATGACTTCTCTCAATCCGCTCTTCACCATCGGTGACCAGATTTCCGAGGCCTTGCTCTGCCACAAGGACATGTCGGCCAGGGATGCCAAGGCCGAGACGATCCGGCTGCTCGAGAAGGTCCGCATTCCCTCGGCCGCATCGCGCTTCGACGAATATCCGCACCGCTTTTCCGGCGGCATGCGCCAGCGCGTCATGATCGCCATGGCGCTCGCCTCGAAGCCGAGGCTGTTGATCGCCGACGAGCCGACCACCGCCCTCGACGTCACGATCCAGGGCCAGATCCTCGACCTCATCAAGATGCTGCAGGACGAAGAAGGAACTTCCGTCCTGTTCATCACGCATGACATGGGCGTGGTCGCCGAAATCGCCGATCGCACGGTCGTCATGTATCGCGGCGAGCAAGTGGAGACAGGTGCGACGGCCGACATCTTCCATCGCGGCCAGCATCCCTATACCCGCGCGCTGCTGTCGGCCGTGCCGGTGCTCGGTTCGATGCGATCCTATGAACGGCCGCTGCGCTTCCCAGTCGTCAATACGGCAACGGGAGAATCCGACACGCCAGCCGAAGTGCCCGATACGGTGGCAAAGGAAAAGCCAATCCTGCAGGTGAAGAACCTCATCAAGCGTTTCGACATTCATTCGGGCCTCTTCGGAAAGCTCAAAGGCCGGGTACATGCGGTCGAAAACGTCTCGTTCGATCTCTTTGCCGGCGAAACATTGTCGCTTGTCGGCGAATCCGGTTGCGGCAAGTCGACCACCGGACGCGCGATCATGCGGCTGATCGAGCCACAATCCGGCTCTGTCATCGTCGACGGCCGCGACGTGCTCTCGCTTGGCAAACATGACATGCGCGAGATGCGCAAATCGGTACAGATGATCTTCCAGGATCCCTTCGCCTCGCTCAATCCACGCATGACCGTCGGCCAGGCGATCGCTGAACCCTATCTCGAACACCGAATGGGAACGGCTAAAGAGGCAAGAGAGGTCGTCGCCGACATGCTGCGAAGGGTGGGGCTGACGCCTGATATGGCCAGCCGCTACCCGCACGAATTCTCCGGCGGCCAGCGCCAGCGCATCTGCATCGCCCGCGCGCTGGCACTGCAGCCGAAAGTGATCGTCGCCGACGAAAGCGTGTCCGCGCTCGATGTGTCGATCAAGGCCCAGGTGATCAACCTGATGCTCGACCTGCAGCAGAGCCTCAATCTTTCCTTCCTGTTCATCTCGCACGACATGGCCGTGGTGGAACGCCTGAGCCACCGCGTCGCCGTCATGTATCTCGGCGAAATCGTCGAGATCGGCCCGCGCGCGGCCGTCTTCGGCAATCCTCAGCACGACTACACGAAGAAGCTGATGGCCGCCGTTCCGGTGCCGGACCCCGACCGCCGACGCGAGAAGCGCATGGCGATGAGCGACGAACTGAAGAGCCCGATCCGGCCCGTCGATTATCTGGTCAAGCCACGCGAGTATCGAGCAGTCTCTCCCAGCCATCTGGTTGCCGTCTGA
- a CDS encoding ABC transporter permease, with protein sequence MADIATDTPKQVQSERGKFLRRLLKRKAVAAGLIVLTIFVLLAVLAPWIAPYSPSKLSIANRLKPPSGVYWFGTDEFGRDIFSRTIYAGRLSLLVGAAVVALSAAIGVTLGLLAGFFQRLDTPIARLIDAMMAFPDILLAIALVAALGPSLTTVIVALSIVYAPRLARIVRASTLVIRELPYVEAAKALGISTFHIMTRHVLRNLLSPILVQGSFLFASAMLAEAGLSFLGLGVSPEIPTWGTMIAAGRQYIGQADWMTYFPGFAIILAVLSLQMVGDGLRDMLDPRLRKDL encoded by the coding sequence ATGGCCGATATCGCAACCGATACACCAAAGCAGGTACAGAGTGAGCGAGGCAAGTTCCTTCGCCGGCTTCTGAAGCGCAAGGCCGTCGCCGCCGGCCTCATCGTGTTGACGATCTTTGTCCTACTGGCTGTTCTCGCCCCATGGATCGCGCCCTATTCGCCCTCGAAACTTTCGATCGCCAATCGACTGAAGCCTCCAAGCGGGGTTTACTGGTTCGGCACCGACGAATTCGGCCGCGATATCTTCTCCCGCACCATCTATGCAGGACGATTATCGCTGCTCGTCGGAGCCGCCGTCGTGGCACTATCGGCCGCGATCGGCGTCACATTGGGCCTACTCGCCGGTTTCTTTCAGAGGCTCGACACGCCGATCGCCCGCCTCATCGATGCGATGATGGCGTTTCCCGACATTTTGCTCGCCATTGCGCTGGTCGCGGCCCTCGGCCCGTCGCTGACGACTGTTATCGTCGCGCTATCGATCGTGTACGCGCCGAGGCTGGCTCGCATCGTCCGCGCTTCGACGCTTGTCATCCGTGAACTCCCTTACGTGGAGGCTGCCAAGGCTCTCGGCATCTCGACGTTCCACATCATGACGCGGCATGTCCTTCGAAACCTCCTGTCGCCGATCCTGGTGCAGGGCTCGTTTCTCTTTGCCAGCGCCATGCTCGCCGAAGCGGGACTTTCATTCCTGGGTCTCGGCGTCAGCCCCGAAATCCCGACCTGGGGAACCATGATCGCCGCCGGCCGCCAATATATCGGCCAGGCCGACTGGATGACCTATTTCCCGGGCTTTGCCATCATTCTCGCCGTGCTCTCGCTGCAAATGGTTGGCGATGGCTTGCGGGACATGCTCGATCCAAGACTTCGAAAGGACCTGTAA
- a CDS encoding IclR family transcriptional regulator gives MDAKTLPAAPPENGDSIGEVETKGARRSRVSGIDRALQVIDYLYETGAPAGAYAIAKAIKAPLSTVYVIIDDLVEKNMLGRNADGSVWLGARLYHYGLAYARSLDFMSVATREMHDLCRQASETVQVCGRDGDNMLVLAMADGPSHFQVASRVGTRVPLNWTASGRLLVGHLAEDERIDLFKRCARTSPTGRAEVDARVLSDSAGKAFEERLSIQVAESDYAVACIASPVVDRDGQCVATISIVLPEQKAVSDGSHYGEQVRAAAERIEKLMGWRNH, from the coding sequence TTGGACGCCAAGACCCTACCTGCCGCACCCCCTGAAAACGGCGATTCCATCGGGGAAGTGGAAACCAAGGGCGCGCGCCGTTCGCGTGTAAGCGGCATCGACCGCGCGCTGCAGGTGATCGATTATCTCTATGAAACCGGCGCGCCCGCTGGCGCTTACGCGATTGCCAAGGCGATCAAGGCGCCTCTTTCGACCGTCTATGTGATCATCGACGATCTGGTCGAAAAGAACATGCTCGGCCGCAATGCCGATGGTTCCGTCTGGCTCGGGGCGCGTCTTTACCACTACGGCCTTGCCTATGCCCGGTCGCTGGATTTCATGAGCGTCGCCACCCGTGAAATGCACGATCTTTGCCGGCAGGCGAGTGAGACGGTGCAGGTCTGCGGCCGCGACGGCGACAATATGTTGGTGCTGGCCATGGCGGACGGTCCAAGCCATTTCCAGGTCGCCTCCCGTGTCGGAACCCGCGTGCCGCTCAACTGGACGGCGTCGGGCCGGCTTTTGGTCGGCCATCTGGCGGAAGACGAGAGGATCGACCTTTTCAAGCGCTGTGCCCGCACCTCTCCGACCGGACGGGCGGAGGTCGATGCCCGCGTGCTTTCCGATTCTGCGGGCAAGGCCTTTGAGGAGCGCTTGTCGATCCAGGTGGCGGAATCCGATTATGCGGTTGCCTGTATCGCCTCGCCGGTCGTTGACCGGGATGGTCAATGTGTCGCGACCATTTCGATCGTGCTTCCCGAACAGAAAGCTGTTTCCGACGGCAGCCATTACGGCGAGCAGGTGCGCGCGGCTGCCGAGCGTATCGAAAAGCTGATGGGCTGGCGCAACCACTGA
- a CDS encoding adenine deaminase produces MPNELQDLHSSELRDRAVRAALGLEPFDVLLIGGTLVDVATSEMRPADIGLVGPLIASVHPSGTRKDASQTIDASGRFITPGFIDTHMHVESSMVTPRRYAETVVPQGTTTVCWDPHEIGNVAGLDGIRWALEETRQLPLRFLTLAPSCVPSAPGLELAGAEFRSGEMATMLSWPEISGVAEVMNMRGVLERSEPMRGVLEAGLASGKRVCGHARGLEGAELQAFVAAGIQSDHELTSGEDLLAKLRAGLTIELRGSHDYVLPGVIEALKKLPHLPQTLTICTDDVFPDDLVNDGAMSSVLRRLIGYGMKPVDAIRAATLNAAMWLNRYDLGLVAPGRRADIVILSDLENIVVDRVYASGREVARNDSLTESSERVSSDAYRDTVKLGRLSAADFTIELADMTEAHVNTVVSPRFTKWGEAVVKVEDDKLVLPDNMLLMAVIHRHGRKDPTPVIGILEDWGHWRGALATTISHDSHNLTVFGRDSADMAAAANAVIDAGGGMATAANGKVTAVLPLPVCGLLSDAPAKEVADDFARLRAAADSIADWMPPIRTFKAVVGASLACNPGPHVTDLGLTDGTTQDIRPLLATSRN; encoded by the coding sequence ATGCCGAATGAACTCCAAGACCTCCATTCGTCCGAGCTGCGCGATCGTGCCGTCCGGGCGGCATTGGGGCTTGAGCCGTTCGATGTACTCCTCATCGGCGGAACGCTCGTCGATGTCGCGACCTCGGAAATGAGGCCGGCCGATATCGGCCTTGTCGGCCCCTTGATTGCGAGCGTTCATCCGTCGGGGACAAGGAAGGACGCAAGCCAGACCATCGACGCTTCGGGACGATTCATCACGCCCGGATTTATCGACACGCATATGCACGTCGAAAGCTCGATGGTGACGCCGAGGCGATATGCCGAAACTGTCGTTCCCCAGGGCACGACGACGGTCTGCTGGGACCCGCATGAAATCGGCAACGTCGCTGGCCTCGATGGTATTCGCTGGGCGCTTGAGGAGACGCGGCAATTGCCGCTGCGCTTTCTGACACTGGCGCCGTCCTGCGTGCCTTCAGCGCCCGGCCTGGAACTCGCCGGCGCGGAGTTCCGCTCGGGCGAAATGGCGACCATGCTGAGCTGGCCGGAGATTTCCGGCGTTGCCGAAGTGATGAACATGCGAGGGGTCCTTGAGCGAAGCGAGCCGATGCGCGGCGTCCTCGAGGCCGGACTTGCAAGCGGCAAGCGCGTTTGCGGTCATGCTCGCGGCCTCGAAGGCGCGGAATTGCAGGCCTTTGTTGCCGCAGGCATCCAATCCGATCACGAACTCACCTCAGGCGAGGACTTGCTGGCGAAATTGCGGGCGGGCCTGACCATCGAGCTACGCGGTTCCCACGACTATGTCCTGCCCGGCGTGATCGAGGCGCTGAAGAAACTGCCGCATCTGCCGCAAACATTGACGATCTGCACCGATGACGTCTTCCCCGACGACCTCGTGAATGACGGCGCGATGTCATCCGTTCTAAGACGTCTGATCGGCTATGGAATGAAGCCGGTCGATGCCATCCGCGCCGCCACGCTCAACGCCGCCATGTGGTTGAACCGCTACGATCTGGGGTTGGTCGCGCCCGGTCGCCGCGCCGACATTGTCATCTTGTCCGATCTCGAAAACATCGTGGTCGACCGCGTCTATGCGTCGGGACGTGAAGTCGCCAGAAACGACAGCCTCACCGAAAGCAGCGAGCGCGTGTCCTCGGATGCCTATCGCGACACCGTAAAGCTCGGAAGGCTTTCTGCCGCTGACTTCACGATCGAGCTGGCGGACATGACCGAGGCACACGTCAACACCGTTGTCAGTCCGCGGTTCACGAAGTGGGGAGAGGCGGTCGTCAAGGTCGAAGACGACAAGCTCGTTCTGCCGGACAACATGCTCTTGATGGCCGTCATCCATCGTCACGGAAGAAAAGATCCGACGCCTGTCATCGGCATTCTGGAAGACTGGGGTCATTGGCGCGGCGCTTTGGCAACGACCATATCGCATGACAGCCATAACCTCACCGTCTTCGGACGCGATTCCGCCGATATGGCTGCGGCAGCCAATGCCGTCATCGATGCCGGCGGCGGCATGGCGACAGCGGCAAACGGCAAGGTGACGGCCGTGCTGCCCCTGCCCGTCTGCGGATTGCTGTCGGATGCGCCCGCGAAGGAAGTCGCCGACGATTTCGCCAGGTTGCGGGCGGCGGCCGATTCCATCGCCGACTGGATGCCCCCCATTCGCACCTTCAAGGCGGTCGTCGGGGCGAGCCTTGCCTGCAACCCCGGTCCGCATGTCACCGATCTCGGGCTGACCGACGGAACCACCCAGGACATCAGACCGCTTCTGGCTACAAGCCGAAACTGA
- a CDS encoding RidA family protein translates to MAGAYVNTSPTQAASAAQTPYQRLAALGIELPPPPPPIANFVTHVREGNVLYLSGQGPRELDGHLHSGKVGGDVGVDRAYQHARLTGINLLAVMHGALGDLSRVKRVVKLLGMVNAVPHFEDHPRVINGCSDLFIEVFGEAGQHARSAVGFGSLPGNITVEIEAIVSLND, encoded by the coding sequence ATAGCAGGAGCATACGTGAACACGTCCCCAACACAGGCCGCTTCAGCAGCGCAAACACCTTACCAGCGACTGGCGGCGCTCGGCATCGAGCTTCCGCCGCCGCCGCCGCCGATCGCCAATTTTGTCACCCATGTCCGCGAAGGCAACGTGCTCTATCTGTCGGGCCAGGGGCCGCGGGAGCTGGACGGTCATCTCCATTCCGGCAAGGTCGGCGGTGATGTCGGCGTCGACCGGGCCTATCAGCATGCGCGGCTGACGGGCATCAACCTGCTTGCCGTCATGCACGGCGCGCTCGGCGATCTCTCCAGGGTGAAGCGGGTGGTAAAATTGCTCGGCATGGTCAATGCCGTGCCGCATTTCGAGGACCATCCGAGGGTCATCAACGGCTGCTCGGACCTTTTCATCGAGGTCTTCGGCGAAGCGGGCCAGCATGCCCGTTCGGCCGTCGGCTTCGGCTCGCTGCCCGGCAACATCACGGTCGAAATCGAAGCGATCGTATCGCTCAACGACTAG
- a CDS encoding aminotransferase class V-fold PLP-dependent enzyme: MSDDIRTKIGLRPVINVSGTMTSLGASIVVPEAVAAMAAILPQFVEINDLQRKASAVIARLTGGEAGFVTASCSSGISLAVAGAITGNNLLAIEKLPDAKPDKNEVIVQTGHVVSYGAPVDQAIRLAGGKVVLIGQATSTHRYHMENAITEKTAAAVYVVSHHVVGYGQLHLSEFVEIAHARGVPVIVDAASEYDLKLFLAQGADIVLYSGHKFLGGPTSGIVAGGKELVRNAFLQNMGIGRGMKVGKESIYGTMAALEAWEKRDHAGIRKRETGYLNLWKRSLDGRPGVTALIEPDPTNNPLDRMRVIISAPEAHISAWDLSAALARGNPPVIVRDHEVEHHYFYLDPCNLHPGQETIVATRLTEELDKARASNEIIATPIENRSRHRFDGVLNWPD; the protein is encoded by the coding sequence ATGTCCGATGATATCCGTACCAAGATCGGCCTGAGGCCCGTCATCAACGTATCAGGCACCATGACGAGCCTCGGCGCGTCGATCGTCGTGCCTGAAGCCGTTGCGGCAATGGCGGCAATCCTGCCGCAATTCGTCGAGATCAACGACCTTCAGCGCAAGGCCAGCGCCGTCATCGCCCGGCTGACGGGCGGCGAGGCGGGCTTCGTGACGGCATCCTGCTCCTCCGGCATCAGCCTCGCCGTCGCCGGCGCCATCACCGGCAACAACCTCCTTGCCATAGAGAAGTTGCCTGATGCCAAACCGGACAAGAACGAAGTCATCGTGCAGACGGGCCATGTGGTGAGCTACGGCGCCCCCGTGGATCAGGCAATCCGCCTTGCCGGCGGCAAGGTCGTGCTGATCGGCCAGGCAACATCGACGCATCGCTACCACATGGAAAACGCCATCACCGAGAAGACGGCAGCAGCCGTCTATGTGGTATCCCATCATGTGGTCGGTTACGGCCAGCTGCATCTTTCCGAATTTGTCGAGATTGCCCATGCCAGGGGCGTGCCCGTCATCGTCGATGCCGCTTCGGAATATGACCTGAAACTCTTCCTGGCACAGGGCGCCGACATCGTGCTCTATTCCGGCCACAAGTTCCTCGGCGGCCCGACCTCCGGCATCGTTGCCGGCGGGAAGGAGTTGGTGCGCAACGCCTTCCTGCAGAACATGGGCATCGGCCGCGGCATGAAGGTCGGCAAGGAAAGCATCTATGGCACCATGGCGGCGCTGGAGGCCTGGGAAAAGCGCGACCATGCCGGCATCCGCAAACGCGAGACCGGTTATCTGAACCTATGGAAGCGAAGTCTCGACGGCCGCCCCGGCGTCACCGCCCTGATCGAGCCCGACCCCACCAACAACCCGCTCGACCGCATGCGGGTCATTATCTCGGCACCCGAGGCGCATATCAGCGCCTGGGATCTTTCCGCAGCACTTGCCCGCGGCAACCCGCCCGTGATCGTGCGCGACCACGAGGTGGAGCATCATTATTTCTATCTCGACCCATGCAACCTGCATCCCGGCCAGGAAACGATCGTCGCGACGAGGCTTACCGAGGAACTCGACAAGGCACGCGCCTCCAACGAGATCATCGCGACACCGATCGAGAACCGCAGCCGGCATCGCTTCGACGGTGTGCTGAATTGGCCGGACTGA
- a CDS encoding amidohydrolase/deacetylase family metallohydrolase, with protein MTGEKASKSLLLTNVKPMAFGSHTDAGIIDILVDADGRIAAFGPQLAAPGDVERIDGKGAWISPGWIDLHVHIWHGGTDISIRPSECGAERGVTTLVDAGSAGEANFHGFREYIIEPSRERIKAFLNLGSIGLVACNRVPELRDIKDIDLDRILECYAENSEHIVGIKVRASHVITGSWGVTPVKLGKKIAKILKVPMMVHVGEPPALYDEVLEILGPGDVVTHCFNGKAGSSIMEDEDLYNLAERCAGEGIRLDIGHGGASFSFKVAEAAIKRGLLPYSISTDLHGHSMNFPVWDLATTMSKLLSVGMPFDKVVDAVTHAPASVIKLSMDSRLSIGERADFTIFDLVDADLEATDSNGDVSRLKKLFEPRYAVIGAEAITASRYVPRARKLVRHSHGYSWR; from the coding sequence ATGACCGGTGAAAAAGCGAGCAAATCGCTCCTCCTCACCAATGTGAAGCCTATGGCATTCGGCAGCCATACGGATGCTGGCATTATCGATATTCTCGTCGACGCTGATGGCAGGATCGCCGCTTTCGGCCCGCAGCTTGCCGCTCCCGGCGATGTCGAGCGCATCGACGGCAAGGGCGCCTGGATCTCTCCCGGCTGGATCGACCTGCACGTCCATATCTGGCATGGCGGCACTGACATCTCGATCCGCCCCTCCGAATGCGGCGCCGAACGCGGCGTCACGACGCTGGTCGATGCGGGTTCGGCCGGCGAAGCCAATTTTCATGGTTTCCGCGAATATATCATCGAGCCCTCCAGGGAACGCATCAAGGCCTTCCTCAATCTCGGCTCGATCGGCCTCGTTGCCTGCAATCGCGTCCCCGAATTGCGCGATATCAAGGATATCGATCTCGACCGCATCCTCGAATGCTATGCCGAGAACAGCGAGCATATCGTCGGCATCAAGGTGCGTGCCAGTCACGTCATCACCGGCTCCTGGGGTGTCACACCCGTCAAGCTTGGCAAGAAGATCGCCAAGATCCTGAAGGTGCCGATGATGGTGCATGTCGGCGAGCCGCCTGCGCTCTATGACGAAGTGCTCGAAATCCTCGGGCCGGGCGATGTCGTCACACACTGCTTCAACGGCAAGGCCGGTTCCAGCATCATGGAGGATGAGGACCTCTACAATCTCGCCGAACGCTGCGCCGGCGAAGGCATCCGGCTCGATATCGGCCATGGCGGAGCGTCCTTCTCCTTCAAGGTCGCGGAAGCGGCGATCAAACGCGGCCTGCTGCCCTACTCGATCTCGACCGACCTGCATGGGCATTCGATGAACTTCCCGGTCTGGGATCTCGCGACCACCATGTCCAAGCTGCTGTCGGTCGGCATGCCGTTCGACAAGGTCGTGGACGCTGTCACCCATGCACCGGCCTCGGTCATCAAGCTTTCGATGGACAGCCGGCTATCGATCGGCGAACGAGCAGACTTCACCATTTTCGACCTGGTGGATGCGGATCTCGAGGCGACCGATTCCAATGGCGACGTCTCGCGCCTCAAGAAGCTGTTCGAACCGCGTTACGCGGTGATCGGCGCGGAGGCGATCACCGCTAGCCGCTACGTGCCCCGCGCTCGCAAACTCGTCCGCCACAGCCATGGCTATTCGTGGCGTTAG
- a CDS encoding LacI family DNA-binding transcriptional regulator, whose product MSQTRPSSIREIATKLGVSTATVSNALRGTGRVSSALAEQIRLEADRLGYVPDHTARALRTGKSNTVGLLVPNIGQPLFPAFAQAIERAAKRRGLAVLIGDSQGDPQQQEFEIRTMIARGVDALIVIPTRGTTIVPADVPVSVAVIDSVATTGNVAASDHREGGRLIARHLLELGHDQFLVLAGPENSLVARERVEGMREVFRQAGVEPALRHSDATFEAGNALGRELDLRHFTACAAAYDALAIGFAIAVRGRGCSIPEDISLTGFDDLMWAQIVSPPLTTVRQDLEAVANHALAFVAGETGTSGIFPTKLVVRQSTARPSAFAKGDINAE is encoded by the coding sequence ATGAGCCAGACACGCCCTTCTTCGATTCGGGAAATCGCAACCAAGCTGGGTGTCTCCACGGCAACGGTCTCGAATGCCCTGCGCGGCACGGGGCGAGTGTCGTCAGCCCTTGCGGAGCAGATTCGCCTGGAAGCAGATAGGCTCGGCTATGTGCCTGACCATACGGCCCGGGCTCTACGCACCGGCAAGAGCAATACGGTCGGCCTGCTGGTTCCGAATATCGGCCAACCCTTATTTCCCGCTTTTGCCCAGGCCATCGAACGAGCCGCCAAGCGGCGCGGTCTTGCCGTTCTGATCGGCGACAGCCAAGGTGATCCGCAGCAGCAGGAATTCGAAATCAGAACCATGATCGCCCGCGGCGTCGATGCACTGATCGTGATACCGACACGCGGCACGACCATTGTGCCCGCGGATGTCCCTGTGTCGGTCGCTGTGATCGACAGCGTCGCTACAACAGGCAATGTCGCCGCCAGCGATCATCGTGAAGGCGGGCGCCTGATCGCCCGCCATCTGCTCGAGCTCGGTCACGACCAGTTTCTTGTCCTCGCCGGTCCAGAAAATTCGCTGGTGGCGCGCGAGCGCGTCGAAGGAATGCGTGAAGTCTTCCGCCAGGCCGGCGTCGAACCGGCATTGCGACACAGCGATGCGACCTTTGAAGCTGGCAACGCCCTCGGACGCGAGCTCGATCTCCGCCATTTTACCGCCTGCGCCGCCGCCTATGACGCCCTCGCCATCGGCTTTGCCATTGCCGTCAGAGGCAGAGGCTGCAGCATTCCGGAAGACATATCGCTCACCGGTTTTGATGATCTGATGTGGGCTCAAATCGTCTCTCCGCCGCTCACGACAGTCCGGCAGGATCTGGAAGCGGTGGCGAACCACGCGCTCGCCTTCGTTGCCGGAGAAACCGGGACCAGCGGAATATTCCCGACGAAACTTGTCGTGCGGCAGTCGACCGCTCGCCCATCCGCATTTGCCAAGGGAGACATAAATGCCGAATGA